One Helianthus annuus cultivar XRQ/B chromosome 7, HanXRQr2.0-SUNRISE, whole genome shotgun sequence genomic region harbors:
- the LOC110868751 gene encoding rRNA-processing protein UTP23 homolog, with protein MRLKKQKRHRRSVRFFTTCYGFRSPFKILCDGTFIHHLLVNRITPADTAISNILGAPVKMFTTRCVLAELKSLGEAYSESLNVARDLAPARCDHEKRKSAVDCLSDVIGESNSEHFFVATQDVDLRRKFQEIPAVPVMFALRNALFLEPPSQSQQQFAKAAEEERSRLNELEIKMLSNKRKRSLETDEQADEAFPNETIVDLKKNVSTRKTDVKDKVQFKRKKAKGPNPLSCKKKKKDNQKPVAQKEVNENVETVRSRGKKRKRSRKPKNVATATD; from the exons ATGAGGTTGAAAAAGCAAAAACGTCATCGAAGAAGTGTTAGATTCTTTACAACATGCTATGGTTTCAGATCACCGTTTAAGATATTGTGCGACGGGACGTTTATACACCATCTTCTTGTTAACCGCATTACTCCTGCTGATACCGCCATTTCTAACATTCTAGGTGCTCCAGTCAAAATGTTCACCACCAG ATGTGTTCTTGCTGAGTTGAAAAGCCTTGGTGAAGCCTACTCCGAGTCTCTTAACGTGGCCCGTGATCTTGCGCCTGCAAG GTGTGATCACGAGAAGAGGAAGAGTGCAGTGGATTGTCTATCAGACGTCATCGGGGAAAGCAATTCGGAGCATTTCTTCGTTGCTACTCAGGATGTTGACTTGCGCAGGAAGTTTCAGGAG ATTCCCGCTGTGCCTGTAATGTTTGCACTCAGAAACGCTTTATTTCTCGAGCCTCCATCTCAGTCTCAACAACAGTTTGCAAAAGCTGCTGAAGAAGAACGCTCACGCCTGAACGAGTTAGAGATTAAAATGCTGAGTAATAAAAGGAAGAGAAGTTTGGAAACAGACGAGCAAGCAGATGAAGCTTTTCCAAATGAAACCATTGTAgatttaaagaaaaatgtttcTACAAGGAAAACTGATGTAAAGGATAAAGTACAATTCAAGAGAAAAAAAGCTAAG GGTCCGAATCCACTTTCTtgtaagaagaagaaaaaggataACCAAAAACCTGTTGCCCAAAAG GAAGTTAATGAGAATGTTGAAACCGTAAGGAGCAGGGGCAAGAAAAGGAAAAGGTCCCGTAAGCCAAAAAATGTCGCTACCGCAACCGACTAA